A window of Argopecten irradians isolate NY chromosome 14, Ai_NY, whole genome shotgun sequence contains these coding sequences:
- the LOC138306816 gene encoding galactoside alpha-(1,2)-fucosyltransferase 2-like yields the protein MRRINWFPFLRLNKPSQRWISLGTLLCVASFTVFSWKLLWWMYIDNLNRLLTSCSDIQQEPGKLMASVELSGGLGNLMFQFAFLYVTAKTHGYQIVLPSSKELRKLKEAFEIDFSQYEKPHWDHKLTEKCFKVIEDDWDCAYDSKLVENPMKNIHYKGYFQSWKYFVSFEEELRKMFRFRPQIINEAASILHKAVSKGLRDLNNTDERPVLVGVHVRRGDMMDDKTFIDFGYKVADVAYIKTAMAYFRQKYANIIFIVSSNDLKWVKDNLGTMPNTYIVEGNTAVTDMALLSLTNHTIMTVGTFGWWISFLTNGHTVHYKYPFVPGSPLSKQFKGNTDTHLFPQWVGLESDTNL from the exons ATGAGAAGGATCAACTGGTTCCCGTTCCTCAGACTAAATAAACCCAGTCAGAGGTGGATTAGCCTAGGAACACTATTATGTGTCGCCAGCTTCACTGTGTTCTCCTGGAAGCTACTTTGGTGGATGTACATTGACAATCTGAATCGTCTTCTGACATCATGTAGTGATATCCAACAGGAGCCGGGTAAACTGATGGCTAGCGTGGAGTTATCGGGAGGATTGGGGAATCTCATGTTCCAG TTTGCATTTCTCTACGTCACTGCCAAGACACATGGGTATCAAATAGTCCTACCAAGTTCCAAGGAACTCAGGAAATTAAAGGAAGCGTTCGAAATTGATTTCAGCCAATatgag AAACCACACTGGGATCATAAACTAACGGAGAAATGCTTCAAAGTCATCGAGGACGATTGGGACTGTGCCTACGATTCCAAGCTAGTAGAAAAtcctatgaaaaatattcattataaaGGATATTTTCAGTCCTGGAAATATTTTGTGTCCTTTGAGGAAGAACTTCGAAAGATGTTTAGATTCCGCCCACAAATTATTAACGAAGCAGCTTCAATTTTACATAAAGCGGTTTCTAAAGGATTACGTGACCTGAACAACACGGACGAGCGACCCGTGCTGGTAGGGGTACATGTACGGAGGGGTGACATGATGGATGACAAAACTTTCATCGATTTTGGTTATAAAGTTGCAGATGTAGCCTACATAAAAACCGCCATGGCGTACTTCCGGCAGAAATATGCAAACATTATATTCATTGTAAGTAGTAACGATTTAAAATGGGTGAAAGATAATTTAGGAACAATGCCAAATACTTATATTGTAGAAGGAAATACAGCAGTGACTGATATGGCCCTTCTATCCTTAACTAACCACACGATTATGACAGTGGGGACCTTCGGCTGGTGGATTAGTTTCCTCACCAACGGACATacagttcattataaatatCCATTTGTTCCAGGATCGCCCCTCAGTAAACAGTTTAAAGGTAACACCGATACGCACCTGTTTCCACAGTGGGTCGGTTTAGAGAGTGATACTAACTTATGA
- the LOC138306815 gene encoding ankyrin repeat, PH and SEC7 domain containing protein secG-like, translating to MYRYYGGSEDNPEDQEESEEEESDEEEEEEEEYDYAIELYRAIERDDRNELRRLLDNGADPGLKPFEDKSRALLHVCCDKGHIVCATILLDRGAAINVTDEWGMTSLMYCMVRQDMGMAKMLLSRDSEMVDCRDIEGKSALHMAVETGQPEFVELLLKNSANVNAFTDIGITPLMVLCMDSNIENKTVLARMLIEAGADVSMKDYKCKRTALHNAVINGNFELFEILLGAGSNPNLLDVTGRSPLTNLICRHARITERHPEVSDDVMAAAIQLIQAGTNLDNSMCEYSNPLVNAAFVKASRLMRVILDYGADPDVTFRSGTTALLVSVMKRDIPCTRVLLEWNCRLDMKGKVAFNKYDELVLDPMELAIEKGYWDIVINLVSAGYCVSRLPYLRKSFDGDTPKALAQNPEMFSFLQYQASNPLLLFHSAILAVFKALRRNTSGKLDELPIPEAIKRLMRKGEFCDPENGEDHKNVDTLRFYFKSMAFV from the exons ATGTATCGTTACTACGGCGGGAGCGAAGACAACCCTGAAGACCAGGAGGAAAGCGAAGAAGAGGAGAGTGACGAGGAagaggaagaggaggaggaaTATGATTATGCGATAGAGCTTTATCGCGCAATTGAGAGGGATGACAGAAACGAATTACGCCGTCTCCTTGACAATGGTGCCGATCCGGGGCTGAAACCTTTCGAGGACAAATCTAGAGCGCTCCTTCATGTCTGTTGTGATAAAGGCCATATTGTATGTGCCACCATTTTACTGGACCGTGGCGCTGCCATCAACGTCACGGATGAGTGGGGTATGACGTCACTGATGTACTGCATGGTTAGGCAAGACATGGGAATGGCGAAAATGCTATTGTCACGTGACTCAGAAATGGTGGACTGCCGTGATATTGAAGGAAAGTCCGCTCTCCATATGGCCGTGGAGACAGGGCAGCCAGAGTTTGTGGAACTTTTACTGAAGAACTCTGCCAATGTAAATGCCTTTACTGACATTGGTATCACACCGCTCATGGTACTCTGTATGGATTCAAACATCGAGAACAAAACAGTGCTAGCGCGCATGCTCATTGAAGCTGGGGCTGACGTTTCTATGAAGGACTACAAATGTAAACGAACAGCTTTGCAC AATGCAGTTATCAACGGGAACTTCGAGTTATTCGAAATTCTTTTAGGCGCAGGCTCCAATCCAAATTTATTAGATGTGACAGGAAGAAGCCCGTTGACAAATCTTATTTGTAGACATGCGCGGATCACAGAGCGACACCCGGAAGTCAGTGATGACGTCATGGCTGCTGCTATTCAGTTGATACAAGCAGGGACGAACCTGGACAACAGTATGTGTGAATACAGCAATCCTTTAGTCAACGCTGCCTTCGTCAAGGCCTCGAGGTTAATGCGGGTCATCCTGGATTACGGAGCAGACCCCGATGTCACGT TTCGGAGTGGCACTACCGCTCTACTGGTGTCGGTGATGAAGCGTGATATTCCGTGTACACGTGTTCTACTGGAGTGGAACTGCCGACTCGACATGAAAGGGAAGGTCGCCTTCAACAAATATGACGAACTCGTACTTGACCCGATGGAACTTGCAATCGAAAAGGGATATTGGGACATCGTAATAAACTTAGTGTCAGCCGGATATTGCGTCAGTCGACTGCCGTACCTCAGAAAAAGTTTCGACGGGGATACCCCTAAAGCGCTTGCTCAAAACCCAGAAATGTTTTCGTTCCTTCAATACCAAGCCAGCAACCCGCTGTTATTATTTCACTCGGCTATCCTCGCCGTGTTTAAAGCCTTACGGAGAAACACGAGTGGGAAGTTAGACGAACTTCCTATTCCGGAAGCTATCAAAAGACTGATGCGCAAAGGAGAGTTTTGTGATCCGGAAAACGGCGAGGATCATAAGAATGTAGACACGctcagattttatttcaaatctaTGGCATTTGTATAA